In Brachypodium distachyon strain Bd21 chromosome 5, Brachypodium_distachyon_v3.0, whole genome shotgun sequence, the genomic window GAGAGGAATGAAGAAAAGACATATGacttctcttaattaaaagatgatctcttcacaagaatgataaaacaaaaataagacaaatttctcattgtactagatttgttttgttaatttattcatcaaagCATTAATTATAGGGTATATGTATAACAATAAGAGATAACcgattgtacaacatgttttgttgtctgaCGTGGAACACATAACATAAGGCAGtttcaaccattgtacatgttCTAATATGTCAAAATTGATAGACCTTTACATTGCATCTAAACTGATCACAGTCAATAGAATCGTTGTATTATGCCTCTGAACATATCACAACCAATAGATTTTTGACGTTGTATGTAATCAAATTACAGTGAACAACTCATCATAATTTGACCTAATACAAACAAGAAATATTCAAACTTGTATTTAACCATATTGTCACGGGTGTGAATGTAGCACCTAGGCCAAGCCATCGGTAGAGTGTTCATCTCCAATATGGAGCAGATCCAGATTCCAGCCCATCAAATAAAGAGATTGATTATCTTATTTAGGAAGTTAAAGATAGAGTTATAGTAGTTAAGAAAATGGAGATAAGAAAATTTAGTGTTCTTTCAATTGGATATCATTTTCTTTATTAGGGATTAGTTTCTTAGTTGTCAAGTCTTGCCTATAAAAATGGCAAAAAAACGACAACTCAAAAATGGGCCACCGGAATTCGTCCCCGTATTTGGTCTCGGCGGTCGTCCGCTAAACAGACATCACCTCTTACATTCAGTAACGCATGCAGGCGGCAGGCATGTATCCGTGCATGGTTCGAACCGAATGCTGAGGAAGCTTCACGCCATGGTACAGAATGAAAGTGGCAGACTAGCAAGATAACATTAATACCATTCTTTGGATCAAAGAGCCCTTAACCAAACCAGTATTAGAACTGGTGGTGAAGTGAACTGAGCCACCGACAAACCCGTAGCACCGTGGTAGATGGTATGATAATTGTAAAAGACTCGTGTTCCCCGTAAAAATGTTGCTTCTACCTACTGATATTTGATTGGCTCATTTGTAGCAAATCTGTTTGTACTACTGAAGTGAAAAGAATTCAGACCAAGATCCCACCTGTTGCAAGAAGTCTGGATTTCACTGAAATGGTAATCACAGAAGAAAAGACCGCACAGGTTCTAAACAGATACGACTAACCGTTTCGGTGCTCCATCCCAAATGGACGACGTGGGGGAATAGGCAAAGCAGGCAGAAGATGCGGAATTTCTTCTCTTCATGGAGGAAAAACCATTCAAGGGAGGGAGACCGGAGATCCCAACAAAAgatgagaaaaaagagagatagCAGGAAATAGTTTTCCAAATGACACCATATCAAGGGAGGAACAAATAAGCTCCCTTTCTTACGACACGCCTTAATTCCTTGTCCTCTCTTTGTGTCCCTCTTGTTGATTCTCGAGCCCGACCGATGCTTGTCTGCTTGGGTTGCGTCACTGCGCCGCGACCGTgcgggaggacgaggacggcgcggccggatgcggcggcgcggcgttGGCCGGGGATGGAGGGGACGACGAAGGGTGGCtaccgtggccgccgccgtgggaGCTGGTGCGGTGGAGCCGGCACTTGAAGGACCCGGCGTGGGTAGGCGGCGCGCAGACGCACTTGGGGGCG contains:
- the LOC100825877 gene encoding uncharacterized protein LOC100825877, with amino-acid sequence MASNYVDATEEAGRFHGHYSSSTTPTGAAASPKTKRRGWPGSASAPSGAGGHGPAPKCVCAPPTHAGSFKCRLHRTSSHGGGHGSHPSSSPPSPANAAPPHPAAPSSSSRTVAAQ